Proteins encoded in a region of the Solanum dulcamara chromosome 9, daSolDulc1.2, whole genome shotgun sequence genome:
- the LOC129904126 gene encoding BTB/POZ domain-containing protein At5g60050, with translation MASLNNKSSKNQLVSTMIKQGFISNPYLSPSPSPPHTSTNPPSPIQIPTRTSNPSPTLFEMMSEEQTRDSKHSLESRHRAHERVSRVLADAPFPSVGDVRLTIAARDGFKISMDVHRRVLVGRSRFFAEKLQRNGSHSVEILDCDDVEVYVETLVLMYCDDLKKRLMGEDVNKVLGLLKISSAIMFDDGVLACLEYLEAVPWSQQEEEKVVSHLSQLQLPDSAAHILQRLVAEPSISSRSDDILQRLLTSVLHAKDDKARKEMKKVISRLLRENTSNSSSHESNLDISQDTLYHFCHRCLTSLILSLSEATSVDDNRQQDRGVLMGEIAREADNLQWLVDILIDRKMGDEFVKLWAEQKELSILHSKIPIMYRHEISKITAQLCVAIGRGNLLVPKDVRYCLLSTWLESLYDDFGWMKRAGRSIDKKLVEEGLGQTILTLPLAQQQTILLNWFDRFLNKGDDCPNIQRAFEVWWRRSFVKQYTVDSQLQLALFDYTE, from the exons ATGGCTTCCCTTAACAACAAATCATCCAAGAACCAATTAGTTTCCACTATGATCAAACAAGGTTTCATTTCTAACCCATAtctatctccttctccttcccCACCTCATACCTCCACCAACCCACCTTCCCCTATCCAAATTCCTACCCGAACCAGTAATCCTAGCCCGACCCTTTTCGAGATGATGTCGGAGGAGCAGACCCGTGACTCCAAACACTCATTGGAATCACGACACCGAGCTCACGAGAGAGTTTCGAGGGTTTTGGCTGATGCTCCGTTTCCGTCGGTGGGTGACGTCAGGCTGACGATAGCGGCGCGTGATGGGTTTAAGATTTCTATGGATGTTCACCGGAGAGTTCTTGTAGGACGGAGTAGGTTTTTCGCTGAGAAGCTTCAGAGAAATGGGTCTCATTCGGTGgagattcttgattgtgatgACGTGGAGGTTTATGTGGAAACATTGGTGCTTATGTATTGTGATGATTTGAAGAAGAGATTGATGGGTGAGGATGTTAATAAGGTCCTGGGATTGCTTAAG ATATCTTCAGCAATTATGTTTGATGATGGAGTATTGGCTTGTTTGGAGTATCTGGAGGCTGTTCCTTGGTCCCAACAAGAAGAGGAAAAAGTAGTATCTCATCTCAGTCAACTTCAGCTTCCTGATTCAGCAGCTCATATACTTCAGAGACTGGTTGCTGAACCATCAATATCTTCAAGATCCGATGATATTCTTCAGAGACTACTTACTAGTGTTTTACATGCCAAGGATGATAAAGCCCGCAAGGAGATGAAAAAAGTGATATCTCGTTTGCTAAGAGAAAACACTAGCAATAGTAGCAGTCATGAAAGTAACCTTGATATCTCTCAGGATACTCTTTATCATTTTTGTCATAGATGCCTCACTTCTCTAATACTTAGCTTGTCTGAAGCTACATCCGTGGATGATAACAGGCAGCAGGATCGAGGGGTTCTAATGGGTGAGATTGCTCGTGAAGCAGACAATCTGCAGTGGCTAGTCGATATCCTAATCGACAGGAAAATGGGGGATGAGTTTGTAAAACTATGGGCAGAACAAAAAGAACTCTCAATTCTTCACTCCAAGATTCCCATCATGTATCGCCATGAGATCAGCAAGATCACTGCACAACTTTGTGTTGCAATTGGTAGGGGAAATTTATTAGTACCAAAAGATGTTAGATATTGTCTGTTATCAACATGGCTGGAAAGTCTATATGACGATTTTGGGTGGATGAAAAGGGCTGGTAGATCAATTGACAAGAAGCTGGTTGAAGAAGGACTTGGCCAGACTATTCTAACACTACCCTTGGCTCAACAACAAACCATTCTGCTTAACTGGTTCGATCGATTCCTTAACAAAGGGGATGACTGTCCCAATATTCAGAGAGCTTTTGAGGTTTGGTGGAGAAGGTCATTCGTTAAGCAATACACAGTCGATTCTCAGTTACAATTAGCTCTCTTTGATTATACAGAGTGA